A stretch of Pseudomonas sp. LS.1a DNA encodes these proteins:
- a CDS encoding LexA family protein produces MAERSLRLAQLAERLEKAPAQVSAFAGRNPTKGIGDQIAREIEKALALPTGYLDIPSRLNSEPTNATVVSHTGRKLPVIGSIAAGAWCDSAAHFDPREAEEWIDAPGPVGPRAFILRVEGVSMEPKFIEGDKVVIDPSLEALPGHFVAAKRSSDQATTLKQLRQEGNEQYLYALNPDWPNRIIKMTEEWSICGRARWKISDL; encoded by the coding sequence ATGGCTGAACGAAGCCTGCGTCTCGCTCAGCTCGCGGAAAGGCTGGAAAAGGCCCCTGCACAGGTAAGCGCTTTCGCTGGTAGAAACCCGACCAAAGGCATTGGTGACCAGATAGCTCGGGAAATTGAAAAGGCATTGGCCCTACCGACAGGCTATTTAGACATCCCCTCGAGGCTGAATAGCGAGCCTACGAATGCCACCGTTGTTAGCCATACAGGCAGGAAGCTACCGGTTATTGGCTCCATAGCAGCCGGTGCATGGTGCGATAGCGCAGCTCATTTCGACCCCCGCGAGGCTGAGGAATGGATTGATGCACCAGGCCCAGTCGGCCCACGAGCATTCATCCTGAGGGTGGAAGGCGTGAGCATGGAGCCCAAGTTCATTGAAGGAGATAAGGTCGTGATCGATCCTTCTCTCGAGGCGTTGCCTGGACACTTCGTTGCAGCGAAACGATCAAGCGATCAAGCGACGACCTTGAAGCAACTCCGCCAGGAAGGAAACGAACAATATTTGTATGCGCTGAACCCAGACTGGCCTAATCGAATAATTAAGATGACGGAAGAATGGAGTATATGCGGGCGCGCTCGCTGGAAAATATCTGACCTTTAA
- a CDS encoding phage antirepressor KilAC domain-containing protein has protein sequence MERNLAQTAKLFGISRNELICLMRENELLTERNLPRYPTRDREYLRIKEGQWFHPTSGMQYSMSTRVKQAGIPWLAERLQLQLPTPPEDKRHAA, from the coding sequence ATGGAACGCAACCTGGCACAAACCGCCAAGCTGTTCGGGATCAGCCGCAACGAACTGATCTGCTTGATGCGCGAGAACGAGCTGCTGACCGAGCGCAACCTGCCTCGCTACCCCACCCGGGACCGCGAGTATCTGCGTATCAAGGAGGGACAGTGGTTTCACCCGACCTCAGGCATGCAGTACAGCATGTCGACCCGCGTAAAACAGGCCGGGATCCCTTGGCTCGCAGAGCGCCTGCAGCTGCAGCTTCCGACACCACCGGAAGACAAGCGTCATGCAGCCTAG
- a CDS encoding pyocin activator PrtN family protein codes for MSNADQLALRLPHAPDATTVELLYRTFGDVLIPLDKVRVQYFRNLNEDTFAEQLKVGRICLPVTTLDNSQKALKFAHIRHVAALIDSRAYLADEKQSRSTEQDK; via the coding sequence ATGAGCAATGCAGACCAACTAGCGCTGCGCCTGCCGCACGCACCTGATGCAACGACAGTAGAGCTGCTTTACCGCACCTTTGGCGACGTGCTCATTCCACTCGACAAAGTGCGCGTGCAGTACTTCCGCAATCTCAACGAAGACACCTTTGCCGAGCAACTGAAGGTCGGCCGGATCTGCTTGCCCGTCACCACGCTGGACAACAGCCAGAAGGCCTTGAAGTTCGCCCATATCCGCCATGTTGCCGCCCTGATCGACAGCAGGGCCTACCTAGCGGACGAAAAGCAGTCCCGCTCTACCGAGCAAGACAAGTAG
- a CDS encoding DUF4224 domain-containing protein, whose translation MEHASEFLDEEEVVRITGYQIPSKQIAWLAKNGWQYTLTRARRPVVGRVYARLKMAGVKPTATNATTETWTLDLSRVG comes from the coding sequence ATGGAACATGCAAGTGAGTTTCTTGATGAGGAAGAGGTGGTGCGAATCACCGGCTACCAGATCCCAAGCAAGCAAATCGCCTGGCTGGCCAAAAACGGCTGGCAGTACACGCTGACCCGGGCCCGGCGCCCGGTAGTTGGACGGGTATATGCCCGCCTCAAAATGGCCGGCGTGAAGCCAACCGCAACGAATGCAACAACAGAAACTTGGACATTAGACTTATCGCGCGTGGGGTAA
- a CDS encoding tyrosine-type recombinase/integrase codes for MRNRKASNKDLPPRMLRRVRKLKSGKLWVGYYYNGRDADGNRQEIPLGTDLAEAKLEWARLEHKAAPRVMSTMAELFDRYERDIIPAKAPRTQKDNKYELERLRTAFADAPIEAITPPVVAQYRDARTAKTRANREIALLSHVFTVAMEWGFADRNPCLAVRRNKEKVRDFYAADDVWDAVYSEADQGLKDAMDLAYLAGQRPADTLKFSTVDLDEDYLWVGQNKTDKKLRIRRHINGESTGLGLFIEALLERRKLQGVRNSRLITNDSGLRMSWEMLRNRFSEARDKAARKLIADGNTDLATKVRQFQFRDIRPKAASEIEDISHASRLLGHSKEEITKRVYRRVGEVVSPTK; via the coding sequence ATGCGCAACAGGAAGGCATCGAACAAGGACCTGCCGCCTCGGATGCTGCGGCGAGTTCGCAAGCTGAAGAGCGGCAAATTGTGGGTCGGGTACTACTACAACGGGCGGGATGCAGACGGAAATCGGCAGGAAATTCCGTTGGGGACAGATCTCGCGGAGGCCAAGCTTGAGTGGGCACGCTTGGAGCACAAGGCAGCACCGAGGGTAATGTCAACGATGGCCGAGCTGTTTGACCGGTACGAGCGTGACATCATCCCGGCAAAGGCGCCACGCACTCAGAAAGACAACAAATACGAACTGGAGCGCCTGCGCACGGCGTTTGCCGACGCTCCCATTGAGGCCATCACTCCTCCGGTCGTCGCGCAGTACCGGGACGCCCGCACCGCGAAGACTCGGGCAAACCGGGAAATCGCGCTGCTTTCACACGTATTTACCGTGGCCATGGAGTGGGGATTCGCAGATCGAAATCCGTGCCTGGCGGTTCGTCGCAACAAGGAAAAGGTACGCGACTTCTACGCTGCCGACGATGTCTGGGACGCAGTGTACTCGGAGGCCGACCAAGGCCTGAAGGATGCCATGGACCTCGCCTACTTGGCCGGCCAGCGCCCAGCCGACACGTTGAAGTTCAGCACCGTCGACCTCGACGAGGACTACCTGTGGGTCGGCCAGAACAAGACTGACAAGAAGCTTCGCATCCGCCGGCACATCAATGGCGAGTCGACCGGCCTGGGCCTGTTCATCGAAGCGCTCCTAGAGAGACGCAAGCTGCAAGGCGTGCGGAACTCACGCCTCATCACCAACGACTCCGGCCTGCGCATGAGCTGGGAAATGCTGAGGAATCGCTTTAGTGAGGCGCGTGACAAGGCGGCACGCAAGCTGATCGCCGATGGCAACACAGACCTGGCCACCAAAGTTCGGCAGTTCCAGTTCCGCGATATCCGACCGAAGGCGGCATCGGAGATTGAGGACATTAGCCACGCCAGCCGACTGCTCGGACATTCCAAAGAGGAGATTACCAAGCGCGTTTATCGCCGCGTCGGCGAGGTGGTCAGCCCGACCAAATAG
- the sohB gene encoding protease SohB codes for MEFLAEYASFLAKTATLVIAILIVLSAIAGLRGKGRRKSGGQLQVTRLNEFYKDLRERLESGLLDKAQLKALRKQQAKAEKQQKKGKAEEKDRVFVLDFDGDIKASATESLRNEITALLTLATPRDEVVLRLESGGGLVHSYGLAASQLARIRQAGIPLTVCIDKVAASGGYMMACIGEKIVSAPFAVLGSIGVVAQLPNVNRLLKKHDIDFEVLTAGEYKRTLTVFGENTEKGREKFQEDLDITHQLFKDFVARYRPQLHIDEVATGEVWLGVAALNRKLVDELQTSDEYLSERARNANLFHLHYAERKSLQERIGMAASGTVENTVVGLWSKLGRLR; via the coding sequence GTGGAGTTTCTTGCCGAATACGCAAGCTTTCTCGCCAAAACCGCCACCCTGGTCATCGCCATCCTGATAGTGCTGTCGGCCATCGCCGGGCTGCGCGGCAAGGGGCGGCGCAAATCGGGTGGGCAATTGCAGGTCACCCGCCTGAACGAGTTCTACAAGGACCTGCGCGAGCGCCTGGAGTCCGGCCTGCTCGACAAGGCCCAGCTCAAGGCCTTGCGCAAGCAGCAGGCCAAGGCGGAAAAACAGCAGAAGAAGGGCAAGGCCGAGGAAAAGGACCGGGTCTTCGTGCTGGACTTCGATGGCGACATCAAAGCCTCTGCCACCGAAAGCCTGCGCAACGAAATCACCGCGCTGCTGACCCTCGCCACCCCGCGTGACGAAGTGGTGCTGCGCCTTGAAAGCGGTGGCGGCCTGGTGCACAGCTACGGCCTGGCCGCATCGCAACTGGCGCGCATTCGCCAGGCCGGCATCCCGTTGACCGTGTGTATCGACAAGGTGGCTGCCAGCGGCGGTTACATGATGGCCTGCATCGGCGAGAAGATCGTCAGCGCGCCGTTCGCCGTGCTGGGTTCCATCGGCGTGGTGGCGCAGTTGCCCAACGTCAACCGCCTGTTGAAGAAGCACGACATCGATTTCGAAGTGCTGACCGCCGGTGAATACAAGCGCACCCTGACCGTGTTCGGCGAGAACACCGAGAAGGGCCGGGAGAAGTTCCAGGAAGACCTGGACATCACCCACCAGCTGTTCAAGGACTTCGTTGCCCGCTATCGTCCACAGCTGCACATCGACGAAGTGGCCACTGGCGAAGTCTGGCTGGGCGTCGCGGCACTCAACCGCAAGCTGGTGGACGAGCTGCAGACCAGTGACGAGTACCTCAGCGAGCGCGCGCGCAACGCCAACCTGTTCCACCTGCACTACGCCGAACGCAAGAGCCTGCAGGAGCGAATCGGCATGGCTGCCAGTGGCACGGTGGAGAACACCGTGGTGGGCTTGTGGAGTAAACTCGGCCGCCTGCGCTAA
- a CDS encoding histidine phosphatase family protein, with translation MGNLYLIRHGQASFGADDYDVLSPVGERQSHALGEHLAQLGVRLDRCVAGDLRRQQDTARLALAALHANGSPVPAVETDAAFNEFDADGVIRALLPGLLPQEPDALHILRNGAQHRSEFQRLFALMVQRWHDGEHADDGLETWQAFTARVQGGLQRVLDAAGSGDNIAIFTSGGTIAALLHLVTRITPSQAFALNWQIINTSLSQLKFRGRDVALASFNSQAHVQLLRAPELVTYR, from the coding sequence GTGGGCAACCTCTACCTGATCCGACATGGCCAAGCCTCCTTCGGCGCCGATGACTACGATGTCCTCTCGCCCGTGGGCGAGCGCCAGAGCCACGCCCTGGGTGAGCACCTGGCCCAGCTCGGGGTACGGTTGGACCGCTGCGTGGCAGGCGACCTGCGCCGCCAGCAGGATACCGCGCGGCTGGCCCTGGCAGCATTGCACGCCAATGGCAGCCCGGTGCCGGCTGTCGAGACCGATGCTGCGTTCAATGAGTTCGATGCCGATGGTGTGATCCGTGCGCTGTTGCCCGGGCTGCTGCCGCAAGAGCCCGACGCCCTGCACATCCTGCGCAACGGCGCGCAGCACCGCAGCGAGTTCCAGCGCCTGTTCGCACTGATGGTGCAGCGCTGGCACGATGGCGAACATGCCGACGATGGCCTGGAGACCTGGCAGGCGTTCACCGCCCGCGTGCAAGGCGGCCTGCAGCGCGTACTCGATGCCGCCGGTAGCGGTGACAATATCGCCATCTTCACCTCGGGCGGCACCATTGCCGCCCTGCTCCACCTGGTTACCCGTATTACCCCCAGCCAGGCGTTCGCGCTGAACTGGCAGATCATCAACACGTCGCTCAGCCAGCTGAAGTTCCGCGGCCGCGACGTGGCACTGGCTTCCTTCAACAGCCAGGCCCATGTGCAACTGTTGAGGGCGCCGGAGCTTGTCACCTATCGATGA
- a CDS encoding SCP2 sterol-binding domain-containing protein: protein MTSVADAVKKMQEKFNPSAAAGLDLVFGFNITDEGKHYALIVKDGTCDLQEGENPDANCTLVMDSETLKGIVSGETDGMQAFMGGKLRVEGDMMLSMKLSELFPS, encoded by the coding sequence ATGACCTCCGTAGCTGATGCCGTTAAAAAGATGCAAGAGAAGTTCAACCCATCCGCTGCCGCCGGCCTGGACCTGGTGTTCGGCTTCAACATCACCGACGAAGGCAAGCACTACGCACTGATCGTCAAGGACGGCACCTGCGACCTGCAGGAAGGCGAAAACCCGGATGCCAACTGCACCCTGGTAATGGACAGCGAAACCCTGAAGGGTATCGTCAGCGGCGAAACTGACGGCATGCAAGCGTTCATGGGCGGCAAGCTGCGCGTTGAAGGCGACATGATGCTGTCGATGAAGCTCAGCGAGCTGTTCCCGTCCTGA
- a CDS encoding phosphotransferase family protein: MTLTDQSTQVRPGEELDAAVIDPYLKANIPGLVGLPSISQFPGGASNLTYLVSYPGRDFVLRRPPFGQKAKSAHDMGREFRILNQLNSGFPYCPKAYVHCTDTSLIGGEFYVMERVKGIILRSDIPAELDLDANRTEALCKSFIDRLVELHQVDYNACGLADLGKPEGYVQRQIEGWTSRYEKALTPDAPRWEQVTAWLHEKMPADHTRPGIVHNDYRFDNVILDADNPMRIIGVLDWEMATLGDPLMDLGNSLAYWIQADDPAPVQLMRRQPSNAPGMLSRRQFVDYYAERAGIRLDNFDYYYCYGLFRLAGIVQQIYYRYYHGQTQDKRFAQFIHMNRLLEQMTLQVIAKSSL, translated from the coding sequence ATGACGCTCACCGACCAGTCCACCCAGGTACGCCCCGGCGAAGAACTCGACGCGGCTGTCATCGACCCTTACCTCAAGGCCAACATCCCCGGCCTGGTTGGCCTGCCGAGCATCAGCCAGTTCCCTGGCGGTGCCTCCAACCTAACCTACCTGGTCAGCTACCCGGGCCGCGACTTCGTGCTGCGCCGCCCGCCGTTCGGGCAGAAGGCCAAATCGGCCCACGACATGGGCCGCGAGTTTCGCATCCTCAACCAGCTGAACAGCGGCTTCCCCTACTGCCCAAAGGCCTATGTGCACTGCACCGACACCAGCCTGATCGGCGGCGAGTTCTACGTGATGGAGCGGGTCAAGGGCATCATCCTGCGCTCGGACATCCCGGCCGAACTGGACCTCGACGCCAACCGCACCGAGGCCCTGTGCAAGAGCTTCATCGACCGCCTGGTGGAACTGCACCAGGTGGACTACAACGCCTGCGGCCTGGCCGACCTGGGCAAGCCGGAAGGCTATGTGCAGCGCCAGATCGAGGGCTGGACCAGTCGCTATGAAAAGGCCCTGACCCCGGACGCCCCGCGCTGGGAACAGGTAACCGCCTGGCTGCACGAGAAAATGCCCGCCGACCACACGCGGCCCGGCATCGTGCACAACGACTACCGTTTCGACAACGTGATCCTCGATGCCGACAACCCCATGCGCATCATCGGTGTGCTGGACTGGGAAATGGCCACCCTCGGCGACCCGCTGATGGACCTGGGCAACAGCCTGGCCTACTGGATCCAGGCCGACGACCCGGCGCCAGTGCAGTTGATGCGCCGCCAGCCGAGCAACGCCCCGGGCATGCTCAGCCGCCGCCAGTTCGTCGATTACTACGCCGAGCGCGCTGGCATCCGCCTGGACAACTTCGATTACTACTATTGTTATGGCCTGTTCCGCCTGGCCGGCATCGTCCAGCAGATCTACTACCGCTATTACCACGGCCAGACCCAGGACAAGCGCTTTGCCCAGTTCATCCACATGAACCGCCTGCTGGAGCAGATGACCTTGCAGGTCATCGCCAAGTCCAGCCTCTGA
- a CDS encoding SDR family oxidoreductase, with translation MSKTHLFDLDGKIAFVSGASRGIGEAIAHLLAQQGAHVIVSSRKLDGCQQVADAIIAAGGKATAVACHIGELEQIQQVFAGIREQFGRLDILVNNAATNPQFCNVLDTDPGAFQKTVDVNIRGYFFMSVEAGKLMREQGGGSIINVASINGVSPGLFQGIYSVTKAAVINMTKVFAKECAPFGIRCNALLPGLTDTKFASALVKNDAILNAALQHIPLKRVADPKEMAGAVLYLASDASSYTTGTALNVDGGYLS, from the coding sequence ATGTCCAAGACCCACCTGTTCGACCTCGACGGCAAGATTGCCTTCGTTTCCGGCGCCAGCCGTGGCATCGGCGAGGCCATCGCCCACCTGTTGGCCCAGCAAGGTGCCCATGTGATCGTGTCCAGCCGCAAGCTCGACGGTTGCCAGCAGGTGGCCGACGCCATCATCGCCGCCGGCGGCAAGGCAACGGCGGTAGCCTGCCACATCGGTGAACTGGAGCAGATCCAGCAGGTGTTCGCCGGCATCCGCGAGCAATTCGGGCGGCTGGACATCCTGGTCAACAACGCCGCCACCAACCCGCAGTTCTGCAACGTGCTGGATACCGACCCGGGTGCTTTCCAGAAGACCGTGGACGTGAACATCCGTGGCTACTTCTTCATGTCGGTAGAGGCCGGCAAGCTGATGCGTGAGCAGGGTGGCGGCAGCATCATCAACGTGGCGTCGATCAACGGGGTGTCGCCCGGCCTGTTCCAGGGCATCTATTCGGTGACCAAGGCGGCGGTCATCAACATGACCAAGGTCTTCGCCAAGGAATGCGCGCCGTTCGGTATCCGCTGCAACGCCCTGCTGCCGGGCCTGACCGATACCAAGTTCGCCTCGGCACTGGTAAAGAACGACGCCATCCTCAACGCCGCGCTGCAGCATATCCCGCTCAAGCGCGTGGCCGACCCCAAGGAAATGGCCGGCGCCGTGTTGTACCTGGCCAGCGATGCCTCCAGCTACACCACCGGTACCGCGCTCAATGTCGACGGCGGCTACCTGTCCTGA
- a CDS encoding class I SAM-dependent methyltransferase: MDRSLQLNRASWDERAPLHAASNDYEVERLIRQPEHLSETVRFDLPLLGNIDGLNAVHLQCHIGTDTLSLARLGAKVCGLDYSTASLAEARVLAERCAAPIAYVEADVYAADKVLPAGTFDLVYTGIGALCWLPRIEPWARTVAALLKPGGRLFLRDGHPMLMAVNEDHQDRLQLEYPYFEHEEPTVWHNDQTYVETEQRLSHTETHEWNHGLGEVISALLAHGLQLTALVEHQSIPWEALPGQMVKGDDGEYRLREQPARLPLSYTLVAVKA; this comes from the coding sequence ATGGACCGCTCATTGCAACTCAACCGCGCCAGCTGGGATGAACGTGCTCCGCTGCACGCTGCTTCCAACGACTACGAAGTCGAACGGCTCATCCGGCAACCCGAACACCTTTCCGAAACCGTACGCTTCGACCTGCCATTGCTTGGCAATATCGACGGGCTCAACGCCGTTCACCTGCAGTGCCACATCGGCACCGACACCCTCTCGCTGGCGCGCCTTGGCGCCAAGGTCTGTGGCCTGGACTATTCCACGGCGTCGCTGGCCGAGGCGCGGGTGCTGGCCGAGCGCTGTGCGGCACCCATCGCGTATGTCGAGGCCGATGTCTATGCCGCCGACAAGGTGCTGCCGGCTGGCACGTTCGACCTGGTCTACACCGGGATCGGCGCGCTCTGCTGGCTGCCCCGCATCGAGCCGTGGGCGCGTACTGTCGCGGCCCTGCTGAAACCAGGTGGGCGGCTGTTTCTGCGCGACGGGCACCCGATGCTGATGGCGGTCAACGAAGACCACCAGGACCGCCTGCAACTCGAGTACCCATATTTCGAGCACGAAGAGCCGACGGTGTGGCACAACGACCAAACCTACGTCGAAACCGAGCAGCGCCTGTCTCACACCGAAACCCACGAGTGGAACCACGGCCTGGGCGAGGTGATCAGTGCCTTGCTGGCGCACGGCCTGCAGCTGACCGCCCTGGTCGAGCACCAGAGCATCCCCTGGGAGGCGCTGCCGGGGCAGATGGTCAAGGGCGACGACGGTGAATATCGCCTGCGCGAGCAGCCCGCGCGCCTGCCCCTGAGTTACACCCTGGTGGCAGTAAAAGCCTGA